From a single Hymenobacter sp. YIM 151500-1 genomic region:
- a CDS encoding DUF4280 domain-containing protein encodes MSQTGQEYVCNGALCRCDKGSLPSQLKVLTNPTVYVQGKLMATTLDKVFMPFGTCIVKNNTPCVPMLLMWEKYFDKVSLMTPAQHPLLEKSTIRCAIGGQVSVMSTLQIKVPGLPPPAQVEGVRTASMSLCPLLLNEQPTPNPS; translated from the coding sequence ATGAGCCAGACCGGACAAGAATACGTGTGCAACGGGGCCCTGTGCCGCTGCGACAAAGGCTCACTGCCCAGCCAGTTGAAAGTACTTACCAACCCTACGGTGTATGTGCAGGGCAAACTCATGGCCACTACGCTCGACAAGGTATTTATGCCTTTCGGCACCTGCATCGTCAAGAACAACACGCCCTGCGTGCCGATGCTGCTCATGTGGGAAAAGTATTTCGACAAGGTGAGTCTGATGACTCCGGCTCAGCACCCGCTGCTGGAGAAGAGCACCATCCGCTGCGCCATCGGCGGGCAGGTGAGTGTGATGAGCACGCTGCAAATCAAGGTGCCAGGTTTGCCGCCGCCCGCTCAGGTGGAGGGCGTGCGCACGGCCAGCATGAGCCTGTGCCCGCTGCTGCTCAACGAACAACCTACGCCTAATCCTTCCTAA
- a CDS encoding type VI secretion system Vgr family protein, whose protein sequence is MARQITLDVRCAGRLLAPGTDFYSFTLHQSLFAPHALTLHVPFDHVEGPLTSFLIKAPEQLLSQPVEVVIEADEAFYFNQRQTLRFKGLVAELSTGQDSDYSSSVRIQAYSPCFLLSDGLQKRTFVNQTLTAIFTAVLQPYPGNLLARSIKPTHQAPLPYVVQYEETNYAFLSRLAAEYGEWFYYDGTTLRLGAPASSEAHDFEADGEWNGFHFGLALRPTRAVLYDYDYQQHQHHTGNTASQQVPGLQQHRYGQVVLDKATQLFQQPMHASAEVPGATSAQLNDEAKAFKANRAADLVRVQGYSDQPALQLGGVLSIRGKGFGTHQQAGESFGTYRIIDITHHVDAQGNYRNSFTAIPHVVDIPPVNPHQLPPHGTPELAEVIDDNDPQKLGRLKVRYHWPVENKKAAETDWLRVLTPYSGNGKGHLMKPEVGSQVLIGYHQNLAEQPVVLGNLFHAQNPQGASYSPTNNGLKGIQTAGGNKFVMLDTAGAQSILISNSNKKDTAILISFQGDGSIDIKTNGPINLTAGKDITLQSAKNITLQADESISLIAKKKVSVQALEEDVALRAQKEMLLTAVSGDLTLEAAAKKTMVKAANNVEVTATGLVKLNGSDVKLNG, encoded by the coding sequence ATGGCCCGACAAATTACCCTCGACGTGCGGTGCGCCGGCCGCTTACTGGCTCCCGGCACCGACTTCTACTCGTTCACCCTCCACCAAAGCCTGTTTGCGCCCCATGCGCTGACGCTGCACGTGCCCTTCGACCATGTGGAGGGGCCGCTGACTAGCTTTCTGATCAAGGCCCCTGAGCAGCTGCTGAGTCAGCCCGTCGAGGTGGTTATCGAGGCCGACGAGGCGTTTTACTTCAACCAGCGCCAGACCCTGCGCTTCAAGGGTTTGGTAGCCGAACTGAGCACGGGCCAGGATTCCGACTACAGTAGCAGCGTGCGGATACAGGCCTACAGCCCCTGCTTTCTGCTTAGCGACGGCTTGCAGAAGCGCACCTTCGTCAACCAGACGCTCACGGCCATCTTCACTGCCGTGCTGCAGCCGTACCCCGGCAACCTGCTGGCCCGCAGCATCAAGCCCACGCACCAGGCCCCGCTGCCCTACGTAGTGCAGTACGAGGAAACCAACTACGCCTTCCTCAGCCGCCTGGCCGCCGAGTACGGCGAATGGTTCTACTACGATGGCACCACGCTACGCCTGGGGGCCCCGGCCAGCAGTGAAGCCCACGACTTCGAGGCCGACGGCGAGTGGAACGGCTTCCACTTCGGCCTGGCCCTGCGCCCCACCCGCGCCGTGCTCTACGACTATGACTACCAGCAGCACCAGCACCACACCGGCAACACGGCCAGTCAGCAGGTGCCCGGCCTGCAGCAGCACCGCTACGGCCAGGTCGTGCTGGACAAAGCCACGCAGCTGTTTCAGCAGCCCATGCACGCTTCGGCTGAAGTGCCCGGCGCGACGTCCGCGCAGCTCAACGACGAAGCCAAAGCCTTCAAAGCCAACCGCGCCGCCGACCTGGTACGCGTGCAGGGCTATAGCGACCAGCCCGCCCTGCAGCTGGGCGGCGTGCTTAGTATCCGGGGAAAGGGCTTCGGCACCCACCAGCAGGCCGGGGAAAGCTTTGGTACCTACCGCATCATCGACATCACGCACCACGTGGACGCGCAGGGTAACTACCGCAACTCGTTCACGGCCATCCCACACGTGGTCGATATACCGCCGGTCAACCCCCATCAGCTGCCGCCGCACGGTACGCCGGAGCTGGCCGAAGTCATCGACGACAACGACCCGCAGAAGCTGGGCCGCCTAAAGGTGCGCTACCACTGGCCCGTCGAGAACAAAAAAGCCGCCGAAACCGACTGGCTGCGCGTGCTCACGCCGTACTCTGGCAATGGTAAGGGCCACCTGATGAAGCCGGAGGTGGGCTCGCAGGTGCTCATCGGCTACCACCAGAACCTGGCCGAGCAGCCCGTGGTGCTGGGCAACCTCTTCCACGCTCAGAACCCGCAAGGAGCCAGCTACTCTCCGACTAATAATGGGTTGAAAGGCATTCAGACCGCCGGCGGCAACAAGTTCGTCATGCTGGATACAGCCGGCGCCCAGTCCATCCTGATTTCCAACTCCAATAAGAAGGATACGGCTATACTGATAAGCTTCCAAGGTGACGGCAGCATTGACATCAAAACCAACGGGCCGATCAATCTGACGGCGGGAAAAGACATTACGCTGCAGTCGGCGAAAAACATTACGCTGCAGGCCGATGAAAGCATCAGCCTGATAGCCAAGAAGAAGGTCAGCGTACAGGCCTTGGAGGAAGACGTTGCCTTGCGGGCACAGAAGGAAATGCTACTTACGGCGGTAAGTGGCGACTTAACCCTGGAAGCCGCAGCAAAGAAGACGATGGTGAAAGCCGCGAATAATGTGGAGGTAACCGCAACCGGCTTGGTAAAGCTCAACGGCTCGGACGTAAAGCTTAACGGCTAA
- a CDS encoding DUF6843 domain-containing protein: MNSVLYRHMFLFFLCSLSCACAKKTENTLYLLPDNFQGNAVIMFDQPDGSGPEYMNNFRVYRIPPSGVLKTQFKSNNGGYAIVKYCYASQFKSTEENKGCILNYDALKLLTKEDSIITKDASTTVFCFTHPPFSLGKMRGELLTVSTVAKSDSLYQLGENLLEQIYSPK, from the coding sequence ATGAATTCTGTTCTGTATAGGCATATGTTTCTATTTTTCTTGTGCTCTTTATCGTGCGCTTGTGCCAAGAAGACGGAAAACACGTTGTACTTACTACCAGATAATTTTCAAGGCAATGCAGTTATTATGTTTGACCAGCCTGATGGATCAGGTCCTGAGTACATGAATAACTTCCGTGTTTACCGCATTCCACCCAGCGGCGTTCTAAAAACTCAATTTAAGTCAAACAATGGTGGGTACGCAATTGTCAAGTATTGCTATGCATCTCAATTCAAAAGCACTGAAGAGAACAAGGGATGTATCTTGAATTATGATGCTTTAAAGTTATTGACGAAGGAAGACAGCATCATTACAAAAGATGCATCTACAACCGTTTTTTGCTTTACTCATCCTCCATTCAGCCTGGGTAAGATGAGAGGCGAGTTGCTTACCGTGAGCACTGTTGCAAAATCTGATTCTCTTTATCAGCTAGGAGAGAATTTACTAGAGCAAATTTATTCGCCGAAGTAG